One stretch of Trichomycterus rosablanca isolate fTriRos1 chromosome 3, fTriRos1.hap1, whole genome shotgun sequence DNA includes these proteins:
- the hibadhb gene encoding 3-hydroxyisobutyrate dehydrogenase b, with the protein MAAVFRGSRSLLGRWQNYVVTVQACRTLASKTQVGFVGLGNMGNPMAKNLIKHGYPVIATDVFPESCRELQELGAQIMETPADVADKADRIITMLPSSPNVIDVYTGPNGILKKVKKGSLLIDSSTIDPAVSKEMALAAEKTGAVFMDAPVSGGVGAASSGKLTFMVGGAEEEFTAAKELLSCMGANVVYCGQVGTGQAAKICNNMLLAIGMIGTAETMNLGIRLGLDPKLLAKILNMSSGRCWSSDTYNPVPGVMEGVPSANNYQGGFGTTLMAKDLGLAQNTATNTKTPVPLGSLAHQIYRMMCARGYASKDFSSVFQFLREEDSQ; encoded by the exons ATGGCCGCGGTGTTCAGGGGGTCCCGCAGTCTTCTGGGAAGGTGGCAGAACTATGTCGTCACAGTGCAGG CCTGCAGAACCTTGGCCTCCAAGACCCAGGTGGGCTTCGTTGGCCTGGGAAACATGGGAAACCCAATGGCCAAGAACCTGATCAAACACGGCTACCCAGTGATCGCCACGGACGTCTTTCCCGAGTCCTGCAGAGAGCTGCAGGAACTGGGTGCACAG atcATGGAAACTCCTGCCGATGTGGCTGATAAGGCGGACCGCATCATCACGATGCTGCCGTCCAGTCCCAACGTTATCGACGTCTACACGGGTCCTAATGGCATTCTAAA GAAGGTGAAGAAAGGTTCTCTGCTCATTGACTCCAGCACCATTGATCCCGCAGTCTCCAAGGAGATGGCTCTCGCCGCTGAGAAAACGGGCGCTGTGTTTATGGATGCTCCGGTATCAGGAG GTGTTGGCGCTGCCAGTTCTGGTAAACTGACCTTCATGGTGGGCGGAGCAGAGGAGGAGTTCACCGCAGCCAAAGAGCTGCTGAGCTGCATGGGTGCCAACGTGGTGTACTGCGGTCAGGTCGGCACCGGACAG gcTGCCAAGATTTGCAACAACATGCTCTTGGCAATAGGAATGATTGGCACTGCTGAGACCATGAACCTGGGCATCAG ACTGGGACTCGATCCCAAGCTACTGGCGAAGATCCTTAACATGAGCTCCGGCCGCTGCTGGTCCAGTGACACTTACAATCCCGTTCCGGGTGTGATGGAGGGCGTGCCGTCAGCCAACAACTATCAAGGCGGGTTCGGAACCACGTTAATGGCCAAG GATCTGGGACTTGCGCAGAACACTGCGACGAACACGAAGACCCCGGTGCCACTGGGCTCGCTGGCGCATCAGATCTACCGTATGATGTGTGCACGAGGTTACGCCAGCAAGGACTTCTCGTCCGTCTTCCAGTTCCTGCGTGAAGAAGACAGCCAGTAG